Within Micromonospora narathiwatensis, the genomic segment GCGCGGGGTCGCACGTTGGGGATCGTCGGTGAGTCGGGCTCGGGTAAGAGTGTGACGTCGCTGGCGATTCTGGGTCTGCACAACGCCAAGCGCACGAGCATCACGGGGGAGATCTCCGTCGGGGGCCGTCAGTTGGTCGGGCTTTCGGAGGAGGAGGTGCGGCGGCTGCGGGGTCGGGACATGGCGATGGTCTTTCAGGATCCGTTGTCGGCGTTGCATCCGTACTACACGGTGGGTCGGCAGATCGCTGAGGCGTTTCGGGTGCATCACCCGGGGGCGGGGAGGCGGGAGGCGCGGCGGCGGGCGGTGGACATGTTGGGTCGGGTGGGGATTCCGCAGCCGGGGCGGCGGTTCGATCAGTATCCGCATGAGTTCTCGGGTGGGATGCGGCAGCGGGCGATGATCGCGATGGCGTTGGTGAACGATCCGGATCTGTTGATCGCGGATGAGCCGACGACGGCGTTGGATGTGACGGTGCAGGCGCAGATTCTGGATTTGTTGGCGGATCTGCAGGCGGAGTTCCGGTCGGCGATTGTTTTGATCACGCATGACCTGGGTGTGGTGTCTCAGGTGGCTGATGACGTGTTGGTGATGTATGGGGGGCGGGCGGTCGAGCACGGTGGTGTGGAGCAGGTGTTGCGTCGGCCGCAGCATCCGTACACGTGGGGGTTGTTGTCGAGTGTGCCGTCGTTGCGTGGTGACGCGGGCGCGGATCTGGTGCCGATTCGGGGTAATCCGCCGTCGTTGATCAATTTGCCGTCGGGGTGTGCGTTCCATCCGCGTTGCCGGTACGCCGGCCGCAACGGCGACCGCTCCCGCACCGATGTCCCCGAATTGCGGCAGGTGACCGAGCGCGGCCACCTGGTCGCCTGCCACCTGCCGGAAGCCGCCCGACAACGCATCTACCGCGACGAGATCGCTCAAGTGGGGGTGGCGAGATGAGTACCGTCAACGGCCGCCTGCCGGCGGCCATCGTCGGCGAGCCCGAGCCGCGCGCGGCCGAGCCGCTGCTGCGGGTGCGTGGGCTGACCAGGCACTTCCCGATCAGAAACGGGTTCCGTTCCGGTGGGACGGTGCGGGCCGTGGACGGCCTGGATTTCGAGGTGCGTCCGGGTGAGACGTTGGGCCTGGTCGGGGAGTCCGGGTGCGGCAAGACCACCACCGGACGGATGCTGGTACGCCTGCTCGAACCCACCGCCGGGACGATCGAGTTCGCCGGCCGGGACATCACCCACGCCCGCCGTGGCGAGTTACGGCCGCTGCGGCAGGACCTCCAGATCATCTTCCAGGACCCGTACGCCTCGCTGAACCCCCGCCACACCGTCGGCCGGATCGTCGCCATGCCACTGCAGGTCAACCGGATCAACCCACCCGGCGGCACCAGGAAACGCGTCCAGGAACTCCTCGAACTCGTCGGCCTGAACCCCGAGCACTACAACCGCTACCCCCACGAGTTCTCCGGCGGGCAACGCCAACGCATCGGCATCGCCCGCGCCCTCGCGCTGCGCCCCAAACTCATCGTCGCCGACGAACCCGTCTCCGCCCTGGACGTCTCCATCCAGGCCCAGGTCATCAACCTGCTACGCGACCTGCAACGCGACCTCGACCTGGCCTTCGTGTTCATCGCCCACGACCTCGCCGTCGTCCGCCACTTCTGCCACCGCGTCGCCGTCATGTACCTCGGCAAAATCGTCGAGATCGGCGACCGCGACGACATCTACACCCGACCCCAACACCCGTACACCCGCGCCCTGCTCTCCGCCATCCCCGACGTCACCACCCTCGGCCCGGCCGGACGGATCCGCCTCACCGGCGACGTACCCACCCCACTCAATCCACCCTCGGGCTGCCGCTTCCGCACCCGCTGCTGGAAAGCCCAGGACAACTGCGCCACCGACGAACCCACCCTGATCACCCGCGACGGCGGCAACCAACTCACCGCCTGCCACCACCCCGAGCACGGCACGCTCGAGCCAACCCAAGCCGCCGCCGTGGGTTGAGCCGGTCGGCCCCACCCTCTACCTGAAGCGCCACGAAGAAGGAAGCGTGGAAGCCTGTGGCCCCATCAGCAGCATCCCGCCGTCCACCGGCCACGACGCCCCCGTCACATAGGCCGCGGCGGGGGACGCCAGCAGCGTCACCACCGCGGCCACCTCCCGGGCGTCCCCGGGCCGGCCCACCGGCACGCCGGAGCGCTCCTGCGTGAACGGGTCGACGTCCTCCTGGCCGGTCATCGGGGTGCTGATCTCACCGGGCGCGACCGCGTTGACGGTGATGCCGTCGGCCGCCAACTCCTGCGCCATCACCTTG encodes:
- a CDS encoding ABC transporter ATP-binding protein; the encoded protein is MSTVNGRLPAAIVGEPEPRAAEPLLRVRGLTRHFPIRNGFRSGGTVRAVDGLDFEVRPGETLGLVGESGCGKTTTGRMLVRLLEPTAGTIEFAGRDITHARRGELRPLRQDLQIIFQDPYASLNPRHTVGRIVAMPLQVNRINPPGGTRKRVQELLELVGLNPEHYNRYPHEFSGGQRQRIGIARALALRPKLIVADEPVSALDVSIQAQVINLLRDLQRDLDLAFVFIAHDLAVVRHFCHRVAVMYLGKIVEIGDRDDIYTRPQHPYTRALLSAIPDVTTLGPAGRIRLTGDVPTPLNPPSGCRFRTRCWKAQDNCATDEPTLITRDGGNQLTACHHPEHGTLEPTQAAAVG
- a CDS encoding ABC transporter ATP-binding protein; translated protein: MAELPAPRSGEGPYLRVKDLRVRFDTEDGVVRAVDGVSFSVARGRTLGIVGESGSGKSVTSLAILGLHNAKRTSITGEISVGGRQLVGLSEEEVRRLRGRDMAMVFQDPLSALHPYYTVGRQIAEAFRVHHPGAGRREARRRAVDMLGRVGIPQPGRRFDQYPHEFSGGMRQRAMIAMALVNDPDLLIADEPTTALDVTVQAQILDLLADLQAEFRSAIVLITHDLGVVSQVADDVLVMYGGRAVEHGGVEQVLRRPQHPYTWGLLSSVPSLRGDAGADLVPIRGNPPSLINLPSGCAFHPRCRYAGRNGDRSRTDVPELRQVTERGHLVACHLPEAARQRIYRDEIAQVGVAR